From one Candidatus Baltobacteraceae bacterium genomic stretch:
- the pcp gene encoding pyroglutamyl-peptidase I: MAKHVLITGFEPFGGGNVNPSELVARSLEGRPIAGRLIVTCILPVATRNVRERLERAMLEEQPDIVIALGQAGGRSAVALERVAVNVLDFDRPDNAGETRENEPIQRGGPDARLSGLPFDAIVGAWKEHDVPGYVSNSAGTYICNQVLYEVLGLAEAASPPIAAGFVHLPYLPAQAIAAGPDSSPSMSFDLMKRAMEILIETVVPWVEHRTSERSGGSRPAGSKMWIPRGVKEVER; encoded by the coding sequence GTGGCCAAGCACGTCCTCATCACCGGCTTCGAGCCCTTCGGAGGCGGAAACGTCAACCCGAGCGAGCTCGTCGCGCGCAGTCTCGAAGGACGCCCCATTGCGGGGCGCCTTATTGTTACGTGCATTCTTCCGGTTGCGACCCGTAACGTGCGCGAGCGCTTGGAACGCGCGATGCTCGAGGAGCAGCCCGATATCGTCATCGCACTAGGCCAGGCCGGCGGCCGCAGCGCCGTGGCCCTGGAGCGCGTCGCCGTGAACGTTCTCGATTTCGATCGCCCCGACAACGCCGGCGAGACCCGCGAAAACGAGCCGATTCAGCGGGGCGGCCCCGACGCGCGTCTCTCGGGCCTGCCGTTCGATGCCATCGTCGGCGCCTGGAAAGAGCACGACGTGCCGGGCTACGTCTCCAATTCGGCGGGCACGTATATCTGCAATCAGGTTCTCTACGAAGTCCTCGGCCTCGCAGAAGCGGCATCGCCGCCGATCGCAGCCGGCTTCGTGCACCTCCCGTACCTGCCGGCCCAGGCGATCGCCGCGGGTCCGGACTCCAGCCCATCAATGTCTTTCGATCTGATGAAGCGCGCGATGGAGATATTGATCGAAACTGTCGTACCCTGGGTCGAGCATCGTACCTCCGAACGCAGCGGCGGCAGCCGCCCCGCCGGATCGAAGATGTGGATCCCACGCGGTGTAAAGGAAGTAGAACGCTGA